One genomic segment of Bradyrhizobium diazoefficiens includes these proteins:
- a CDS encoding AAA domain-containing protein: protein MTKKLARNVLLSSQSHEAVNTAAEAVLKLFRNSELEASILRVAMKEDVVSDALKPFHTAQIEQAMKDRFRATFEPRLSIVAEELAIPRAMVKAVINIELEIRPIVDRLAELVRKQDVRSPRYEGLVRTLGTHLDKFEVEDLDPYEDETWETYMHEVREKVIDAFSTRLAVSGGDIARLFGAAALGSDFMGSVSRSGRSFEPFLAGTRHIVVGTCVGLGRTSLGLTSTPFDLVIVDEAARCTSSELLVPLQAARWAVLVGDHAQLEPHHEVEIVKRVANSAGIDKAGSKAERLRAGIHDRVWKICRY, encoded by the coding sequence ATCACGAAGAAGCTTGCCCGCAACGTCCTTCTTTCGAGCCAGTCGCACGAAGCGGTGAACACCGCGGCCGAAGCAGTCCTGAAGCTGTTCCGCAATTCGGAACTGGAGGCGAGTATCCTTCGTGTCGCGATGAAGGAGGACGTCGTCTCGGATGCGCTGAAACCGTTTCACACGGCCCAAATCGAACAGGCGATGAAGGATAGGTTTCGCGCGACATTCGAGCCGCGGCTGTCGATAGTGGCGGAAGAACTCGCCATCCCGCGAGCTATGGTGAAGGCCGTCATCAATATTGAGCTCGAGATCCGTCCGATCGTGGATCGCCTGGCTGAACTGGTCAGGAAGCAGGACGTTAGGAGCCCTCGCTATGAGGGATTGGTGCGTACCTTAGGTACGCACTTGGACAAGTTCGAAGTGGAGGACCTTGACCCTTACGAAGACGAGACCTGGGAGACCTATATGCATGAGGTCAGGGAGAAGGTGATCGACGCCTTCTCGACCAGGTTGGCGGTCAGCGGCGGCGACATCGCCCGCTTATTTGGCGCCGCCGCGTTGGGATCGGACTTCATGGGCAGCGTGTCGCGCTCGGGGCGCAGCTTCGAGCCGTTTCTCGCCGGAACGAGACATATCGTTGTCGGAACATGCGTCGGGCTCGGTCGTACGTCGCTTGGCTTGACGAGCACACCGTTCGATCTGGTCATCGTGGATGAGGCCGCGCGCTGCACTTCGAGCGAACTGCTCGTTCCGCTACAAGCGGCCAGGTGGGCGGTATTGGTCGGCGATCATGCGCAGCTTGAGCCGCACCATGAGGTTGAAATCGTCAAACGCGTGGCGAACAGCGCCGGAATCGACAAAGCGGGAAGTAAAGCGGAGCGACTTAGAGCGGGTATTCACGACCGAGTATGGAAGATTTGCCGGTACTAG
- a CDS encoding AAA domain-containing protein, translated as MRLKSSNAWRTAPESTKREVKRSDLERVFTTEYGRFAGTSLKRQYRMLPPIGRLVSEVFYHDLKLEPGRLDPEIDPSCLPPNLDRPLLWLDTDKLGERGYERVQSEGYSRVNQAEANAIVALLEKWIGHAAFLEWLTTQKKHDAGIGVICMYAAQRDLIRRLLMRSALGHLVGHQIRVGTVDSYQGKENPITIVSLVRNNVDGAWEDDRKTVQEGFLSTPNRINVAVSRAMDGLVIVGARSRWKKKSPVGRITATRPNTTTMPRQVPKALSGSLISRERGLSVALNIAVSFR; from the coding sequence ATGAGGTTGAAATCGTCAAACGCGTGGCGAACAGCGCCGGAATCGACAAAGCGGGAAGTAAAGCGGAGCGACTTAGAGCGGGTATTCACGACCGAGTATGGAAGATTTGCCGGTACTAGCCTGAAGCGGCAGTACCGCATGCTGCCGCCGATAGGGCGTCTGGTGTCCGAAGTGTTTTACCACGATCTGAAACTCGAGCCTGGGAGGTTGGACCCCGAGATCGATCCGTCGTGCCTTCCGCCGAATCTGGACCGTCCGTTGCTTTGGCTAGACACGGACAAATTGGGAGAGCGCGGTTACGAACGGGTTCAGTCCGAGGGATACAGCCGCGTGAATCAAGCGGAAGCCAATGCCATTGTCGCACTTTTGGAGAAGTGGATCGGCCACGCCGCGTTTCTTGAATGGCTCACGACGCAGAAAAAGCACGACGCCGGTATCGGCGTGATTTGTATGTACGCGGCACAGAGGGATCTGATCCGCAGGTTGTTGATGCGCTCCGCCTTGGGGCACCTTGTGGGGCACCAGATCAGGGTAGGCACGGTGGACAGTTATCAGGGAAAGGAAAACCCGATCACCATCGTCTCGCTCGTTCGCAATAACGTCGATGGCGCCTGGGAGGACGATCGCAAGACGGTTCAAGAGGGTTTCTTGAGCACCCCCAATCGTATTAACGTCGCTGTCAGCCGGGCAATGGACGGTCTGGTCATAGTCGGCGCTCGGTCACGATGGAAGAAGAAGAGCCCGGTCGGCCGGATAACCGCCACAAGGCCGAACACGACGACCATGCCGAGGCAGGTGCCGAAAGCGCTGTCGGGCAGCTTGATTTCGAGAGAAAGGGGGTTGAGCGTCGCCTTGAACATCGCAGTCTCCTTTAGATGA